In one window of Tripterygium wilfordii isolate XIE 37 chromosome 1, ASM1340144v1, whole genome shotgun sequence DNA:
- the LOC120002701 gene encoding phenylacetaldehyde reductase-like, translating to MGGGEGEGKVVCVTGGSGYIASWLVKFLLQRDYTVKATVRDTNDSKKTEHLLALEGAKERLHLFQADLIEEGVFDSVVEGCEGVFHTASPVNFSPTDPQVEVIEPALKGTINLLKSCAKVPSVKRVVLTSSIAAVIYNGKPLAPGVVVDETWYSDPTFCETSKIWYMLSKTLAEEAAWRFAKQNGIDMVSLNPGVVIGPLLQPAINLTVEDFLNLINGAQTLSSDSYPYVDVRDVAFAHIQAFENPIASGRCCLVERVINCSEVLKILHELYPSLPLPAIHTDDKSCVPPYQVSKEKAKSWGINFTPLEVTIRDTVESLKEKGFLNVKQESSSTSDENKVQLL from the exons ATGGGTGGTGGGGAAGGGGAAGGGAAGGTTGTGTGCGTGACAGGAGGATCTGGTTACATAGCTTCATGGCTGGTCAAATTCTTACTCCAACGGGACTATACTGTCAAAGCCACTGTCCGAGATACAA ACGATTCAAAGAAAACAGAGCACTTGTTAGCACTTGAAGGAGCAAAAGAAAGACTTCACCTTTTTCAAGCAGATTTAATTGAAGAAGGAGTTTTTGATTCTGTGGTTGAAGGGTGTGAAGGCGTTTTCCATACTGCTTCGCCTGTCAATTTTTCTCCTACAGACCCACAG GTGGAGGTGATTGAGCCTGCACTGAAGGGAACAATCAATCTACTCAAGTCATGTGCAAAAGTCCCTTCTGTAAAGAGGGTAGTTTTAACATCTTCTATTGCAGCAGTTATTTACAATGGAAAACCTCTAGCCCCTGGCGTCGTCGTTGATGAGACTTGGTATTCGGATCCTACATTTTGTGAGACATCAAAG ATTTGGTATATGCTTTCCAAAACTTTAGCCGAGGAGGCTGCATGGAGATTTGCAAAACAGAATGGAATCGACATGGTTTCGTTAAATCCAGGGGTTGTGATTGGGCCTCTACTACAGCCAGCCATTAATTTAACCGTGGAGGATTTCCTGAACCTGATAAATG GAGCACAAACACTTTCAAGTGATAGTTATCCATACGTTGACGTCAGAGATGTTGCATTCGCACATATTCAAGCGTTTGAGAACCCTATAGCCAGCGGAAGATGTTGTTTAGTTGAAAGAGTAATAAACTGTTCTGAGGTTCTGAAGATTTTGCATGAACTTTACCCGAGTTTGCCCCTTCCTGCAAT ACACACCGACGACAAATCTTGTGTACCACCATATCAAGTCTcgaaggagaaagcaaagagTTGGGGCATCAACTTTACACCACTTGAAGTGACAATTAGGGACACTGTGGAAAGCTTGAAGGAGAAGGGATTTCTCAATGTTAAACAAGAATCATCATCGACAAGCGATGAAAATAAAGTTCAA TTGTTGTAG